In Luteimonas viscosa, the following proteins share a genomic window:
- the lipB gene encoding lipoyl(octanoyl) transferase LipB, with translation MDALAAHPAYVRDLGRQPYEPVWRAMQRFTDARDEQTPDELWVVEHDPVFTLGQAGRPEHVLMPGGIPVLHVDRGGQVTYHGPGQVVVYPLLDIKRLRVGVRDYVCRIEQAIIDTLLEWNILGVRRDGAPGVYVGDAKVAALGIRVRHGRTFHGLAFNIAMDLEPFRRINPCGYAGLQVISMLDLGGPSGLDAVKPVLLDELARQFGLALRPAPPPDLAQPLPSAPQAA, from the coding sequence GTGGACGCTCTAGCGGCACACCCCGCCTACGTCCGCGACCTCGGTCGCCAGCCCTACGAGCCGGTCTGGCGCGCGATGCAGCGCTTCACCGACGCGCGCGACGAGCAGACGCCCGACGAGCTGTGGGTGGTCGAACACGATCCGGTGTTCACCCTCGGCCAGGCCGGCAGGCCCGAACACGTGCTGATGCCCGGCGGCATCCCGGTGCTGCACGTCGATCGCGGCGGCCAGGTCACCTACCACGGCCCGGGCCAGGTCGTGGTCTATCCGCTGCTCGACATCAAACGCCTGAGGGTCGGCGTGCGCGACTACGTCTGCCGGATCGAGCAGGCGATCATCGACACCCTGCTCGAGTGGAACATCCTCGGCGTCCGCCGCGACGGCGCGCCCGGCGTCTACGTCGGCGACGCGAAGGTCGCCGCGCTCGGCATCCGCGTGCGCCACGGTCGCACCTTCCATGGCCTGGCGTTCAACATCGCCATGGATCTCGAGCCATTCCGGCGCATCAATCCCTGCGGCTACGCCGGGCTGCAGGTGATCTCGATGCTAGACTTGGGCGGTCCCTCCGGCCTGGACGCGGTCAAGCCTGTCCTGCTGGACGAACTGGCCCGCCAGTTCGGGCTGGCGCTGCGGCCCGCGCCTCCGCCCGACCTCGCCCAACCCCTGCCTTCCGCGCCGCAAGCCGCCTGA
- a CDS encoding DUF493 family protein — MEIKSDNPEHGFQFPGTFEITAMGAANIGLESEIPRLLTAAGLTVLEETIAWRESSGGRFVSVKLSFRAEDREQYEAAHAALREHPEVKWTL; from the coding sequence ATGGAAATCAAATCCGACAATCCCGAGCACGGGTTCCAGTTCCCGGGCACCTTCGAGATCACCGCAATGGGCGCGGCCAACATCGGCCTCGAATCCGAGATCCCGCGCCTGCTGACGGCCGCTGGCCTGACCGTCCTGGAGGAAACCATCGCCTGGCGAGAGTCCAGCGGCGGCCGCTTCGTCTCGGTCAAGCTGAGCTTCCGGGCCGAGGATCGCGAGCAGTACGAGGCCGCGCACGCCGCCCTGCGCGAGCACCCGGAAGTGAAGTGGACGCTCTAG
- the rodA gene encoding rod shape-determining protein RodA produces the protein MNTILRWLFDLFLRFTRTLDWPLLAALLALMGIGLAVLHSASGQNLALVQSQAARYAVGLGAMWLLSRIPPPPLRRATPVLYGLSLLPLLTVLVVGTGRSGAHWIDLGVFFFQPAELMKLSLPMMAAWMLSQAPLPPRFGPVLATAAIIGVPTGLILLQPDFGTAMLVAASGVFALYLAGLSWGWFLAAGAGAATAAGLALLAPISWFSFLRPYQQDRILTFRDPQNDPLGAGWNIIQSKIAIGSGGLTGQGWGEGTQSHLNYVPEHTTDFIFAVLAEEFGWLGVATVLALYAFVIGRCLWIAAEARDAYARILAGSLGLALFVYVVVNGGMVSGLLPVVGVPMPLLSFGGTAAVSLLAGLGVVMSVGAHAQGKKR, from the coding sequence ATGAACACCATCCTGCGCTGGCTGTTCGACCTCTTCCTGCGCTTCACGCGCACGCTCGACTGGCCCCTGCTGGCCGCGCTGCTGGCGCTGATGGGAATCGGCCTGGCGGTGCTGCACAGCGCCAGCGGGCAGAACCTGGCGCTGGTGCAGTCGCAGGCGGCGCGCTACGCGGTCGGACTGGGTGCGATGTGGTTGCTCTCGCGCATCCCGCCGCCGCCGCTGCGGCGCGCGACGCCGGTGCTTTACGGGTTGTCGCTGCTGCCGCTGCTGACGGTGCTGGTCGTGGGCACCGGGCGCAGCGGCGCGCACTGGATCGACCTGGGCGTGTTCTTCTTCCAGCCGGCCGAGTTGATGAAGCTCAGCCTGCCGATGATGGCCGCCTGGATGCTGAGCCAGGCACCGCTGCCGCCGCGGTTCGGCCCGGTGCTGGCCACCGCGGCGATCATCGGCGTGCCCACCGGGCTGATCCTGCTGCAGCCGGACTTCGGCACCGCGATGCTGGTCGCGGCCAGCGGCGTGTTCGCGCTGTACCTGGCCGGACTGTCGTGGGGCTGGTTCCTCGCCGCCGGTGCGGGCGCCGCCACCGCCGCGGGGCTGGCGCTGCTCGCGCCGATCTCGTGGTTCTCGTTCCTGCGCCCGTACCAGCAGGACCGCATCCTGACATTCCGCGACCCCCAGAACGATCCGCTCGGGGCGGGCTGGAACATCATCCAGTCGAAGATCGCGATCGGCTCCGGCGGGCTGACCGGGCAGGGCTGGGGGGAGGGGACGCAGTCGCACCTGAACTACGTGCCCGAGCACACCACCGACTTCATCTTCGCGGTGCTCGCCGAGGAATTCGGCTGGCTCGGCGTGGCGACGGTGCTGGCGCTGTACGCCTTCGTCATCGGCCGCTGCCTGTGGATCGCGGCCGAGGCGCGCGATGCCTACGCGCGGATCCTCGCCGGCAGCCTCGGGCTGGCGCTGTTCGTCTACGTGGTCGTCAACGGCGGCATGGTCTCGGGCCTGCTGCCGGTGGTCGGCGTGCCGATGCCGCTGCTGAGCTTCGGCGGCACCGCGGCGGTATCGCTGCTGGCGGGGCTGGGCGTGGTGATGTCGGTGGGCGCGCACGCGCAGGGCAAGAAGCGCTAG
- a CDS encoding carboxy terminal-processing peptidase: MKLNRIVTVSLLALALALPLGFMAHAEGEPIPGAPTAEQTTTSRLVYGLLSDSRYAYRPRPLDATMSSEIFDHYLESLDGAKLFFTAQDIARFRAHEPGMGDSVRSGDLEPAYTIFAMYKQRVADRVAYARALLEQDIFDFSGNDRWEYDREEAPWAADAAALDALWKQSVRNDWLRLKLAGKKPDEIRKTLDRRYLNMGNSVAALDQEDAFQSFLNAYTSTVDPHTDYMNPRTAKLFTQSMSLSLEGIGAQLQKQDDVVVIREVIAGGPAAMSGKFKAGDRIVGVGQGASGAMEDVVGWRLDDVVEKIKGPKDTQVRLDVIPGEATLDSKPVRIVLTRARIKLEEQAAKSEIISLPAPASGGADKRIGVIKLPAFYQDFEGRRSRHGDYTSATRDVARLLQQFRADGVDGVVLDLRNNGGGSLNEAIELTGLFIDKGPVVQVRESGGRVSVEGDRTPGVSWDGPLAVLINRGSASASEIFAGAIQDYGRGLVIGETSFGKGTVQNIVPLDRWPANEGDKYGHVKLTIAQFFLPGGSSTQNRGVVPDIAFPVTVDAGEFGESTYDNALEWRQIAAVPHQRYGDFAQLLPKLEALHAERVAGDKEFQWWSADVAEFRAEREKKYVSLNEAERRAERDRDEAKRKRRQEQRKALGLALDPLAESSTDDGLQAGERNVAEDAAREKAAEKRPDPLLRESAAILADAVRLLNNDRQLSAQVLPESTVPGRWAQ, from the coding sequence ATGAAATTGAACCGCATCGTGACCGTGTCACTGCTCGCCCTGGCGCTGGCCCTGCCGCTGGGGTTCATGGCGCATGCGGAAGGCGAGCCGATCCCGGGGGCGCCGACCGCCGAGCAGACCACGACCTCCCGGCTGGTCTACGGCCTGCTGTCGGACAGCCGCTACGCGTACCGGCCCCGGCCGCTGGACGCGACCATGTCGTCGGAGATCTTCGACCACTACCTGGAATCGCTGGACGGGGCCAAGCTGTTCTTCACCGCCCAGGACATCGCGCGATTCCGCGCGCATGAACCGGGCATGGGCGACTCGGTGCGCAGCGGCGACCTCGAACCCGCCTACACCATCTTCGCCATGTACAAGCAGCGCGTGGCCGACCGCGTCGCCTACGCGCGCGCCCTGCTCGAGCAGGACATCTTCGACTTCAGCGGCAACGACCGCTGGGAGTACGACCGCGAGGAGGCGCCGTGGGCTGCCGACGCCGCGGCCCTCGATGCGTTGTGGAAGCAGTCGGTGCGCAACGACTGGCTGCGGCTCAAGCTCGCCGGCAAGAAGCCGGACGAGATCCGCAAGACCCTCGACCGGCGCTACCTGAACATGGGCAACAGCGTCGCCGCGCTCGACCAGGAGGACGCGTTCCAGTCCTTCCTCAACGCGTACACGTCGACCGTCGATCCGCATACCGACTACATGAACCCGCGCACGGCGAAGCTGTTCACGCAGAGCATGTCGCTGTCGCTCGAAGGCATCGGCGCGCAACTGCAGAAGCAGGACGACGTGGTGGTGATCCGCGAGGTCATCGCCGGCGGTCCGGCCGCCATGAGCGGCAAGTTCAAGGCCGGCGACCGCATCGTCGGCGTCGGCCAGGGCGCGAGCGGCGCGATGGAGGACGTGGTCGGCTGGCGCCTGGACGACGTGGTCGAGAAGATCAAGGGGCCGAAGGACACCCAGGTGCGGCTGGACGTGATTCCCGGCGAAGCGACGCTCGACAGCAAACCGGTGCGCATCGTGCTGACCCGCGCCCGCATCAAGCTCGAGGAGCAGGCGGCGAAGTCGGAGATCATCAGCCTGCCGGCGCCGGCCAGCGGGGGCGCGGACAAGCGCATCGGCGTGATCAAGCTGCCGGCCTTCTACCAGGACTTCGAAGGCCGGCGCAGCCGCCACGGCGACTACACCTCGGCCACGCGCGATGTCGCGCGGCTGCTGCAGCAGTTCCGCGCGGACGGCGTCGATGGCGTCGTACTCGACCTGCGCAACAACGGTGGCGGTTCTCTGAACGAGGCGATCGAGCTCACCGGGCTGTTCATCGACAAGGGGCCGGTGGTGCAGGTGCGCGAGTCCGGCGGCCGGGTGAGCGTGGAAGGCGATCGTACCCCCGGCGTGAGCTGGGACGGTCCGCTGGCGGTGCTGATCAACCGCGGTTCGGCCTCGGCCTCGGAGATCTTCGCCGGCGCGATCCAGGATTACGGGCGGGGCCTGGTGATCGGCGAGACCTCGTTCGGCAAGGGCACGGTGCAGAACATCGTGCCGCTCGACCGCTGGCCGGCCAACGAGGGCGACAAGTACGGCCACGTCAAGCTCACCATCGCCCAGTTCTTCCTCCCCGGCGGCAGCAGCACCCAGAACAGGGGCGTGGTGCCCGACATCGCCTTTCCGGTGACGGTGGACGCGGGCGAATTCGGCGAAAGCACCTACGACAACGCCCTGGAATGGCGCCAGATCGCCGCGGTGCCGCACCAGCGTTACGGCGATTTCGCGCAGCTGCTGCCCAAGCTCGAAGCCCTGCACGCGGAGCGCGTGGCGGGGGACAAGGAGTTCCAGTGGTGGTCGGCCGACGTGGCCGAGTTCCGCGCCGAGCGCGAGAAGAAGTACGTGTCGCTCAACGAGGCCGAGCGGCGCGCCGAGCGCGACCGCGACGAGGCCAAGCGCAAGCGGCGGCAGGAACAGCGCAAGGCGCTGGGCCTTGCGCTCGATCCGCTGGCCGAAAGCAGCACCGACGATGGCCTGCAGGCCGGCGAGCGCAACGTCGCCGAGGATGCGGCGCGCGAGAAGGCGGCGGAAAAGCGTCCGGATCCGCTGCTGCGGGAGTCGGCGGCGATCCTCGCCGATGCGGTGCGGCTGCTCAACAACGACCGCCAGCTGTCCGCGCAGGTGCTGCCGGAATCGACCGTGCCGGGGCGCTGGGCGCAGTAG
- a CDS encoding CsgG/HfaB family protein, with amino-acid sequence MSGSTGRRGLMLALTAVAMVAAATPALAQRQSAQERRQEQVAQIPTCAQPLGAISVLEPEDGVHWWTGQQLPAPSRLIKVFVNKSRCFTLVDRGAGLDAAMRERDLGAGGELRVRSNVGKGQIKAADYVMVPDLIGANNNSGGNAVGGLLGGLIGGRAGAIVGGLNFRSKTADVVLTVTDVRSSEQLAMAEGHAKKTDIGWGAGGGLFGGSGLGAAGVGGYANTELGQVITLAYLQAYTDLVAQLGGLPDNASAANAQQAVTVTKPARLFTGPDGKGVVRSLDVGMMLYPTGVKEGMMWEVEDELGNKGWVSSTLLELSR; translated from the coding sequence ATGTCCGGATCCACTGGCAGGCGCGGGCTGATGCTCGCGCTCACGGCGGTCGCGATGGTCGCGGCGGCAACACCGGCGCTGGCCCAGCGCCAGAGCGCGCAGGAACGGCGCCAGGAACAGGTGGCGCAGATCCCCACCTGCGCCCAGCCACTGGGCGCGATCTCGGTGCTCGAACCCGAGGACGGCGTGCACTGGTGGACCGGGCAGCAACTGCCGGCGCCGTCGCGGCTGATCAAGGTGTTCGTCAACAAGTCGCGCTGCTTCACCCTGGTCGACCGCGGCGCGGGCCTGGACGCGGCGATGCGCGAGCGCGATCTCGGCGCCGGCGGCGAACTGCGGGTGCGTTCGAACGTGGGCAAGGGCCAGATCAAGGCCGCCGACTACGTGATGGTGCCGGACCTCATCGGCGCCAACAACAACTCCGGCGGCAATGCGGTGGGCGGCCTGCTGGGCGGCCTGATCGGTGGCCGCGCCGGCGCGATCGTCGGCGGGCTGAATTTCCGCAGCAAGACCGCCGACGTGGTGCTCACCGTGACCGATGTGCGCTCGTCCGAGCAACTGGCGATGGCCGAGGGCCATGCCAAGAAGACCGACATCGGCTGGGGCGCGGGCGGCGGCCTGTTCGGCGGCAGCGGCCTGGGCGCCGCAGGCGTCGGCGGCTATGCCAACACCGAGCTCGGCCAGGTGATCACCCTGGCCTACCTGCAGGCCTATACCGATCTGGTGGCCCAGCTCGGCGGCCTGCCGGACAACGCCTCGGCCGCGAACGCGCAGCAGGCGGTCACGGTGACCAAGCCCGCGCGCCTGTTCACCGGCCCGGATGGCAAGGGCGTGGTGCGCTCGCTGGATGTCGGGATGATGCTGTATCCCACCGGCGTGAAGGAAGGCATGATGTGGGAAGTCGAGGACGAACTCGGCAACAAGGGCTGGGTGTCGTCGACCCTGCTGGAACTGTCGCGCTGA
- a CDS encoding D-alanyl-D-alanine carboxypeptidase family protein codes for MKPAAVFRRIAVAALAALAVGLALAQDRPQPASAPAPAALSDDLPAPPPPSVTGTAWLLMDYASGQVLAGENIDERVEPASITKVLTSYVIAAEMKAGKIKPDDQVMMSENAWRKGGAGTDGSYSGFPVNQTAPLLEMEKGMVVQSGNDAAIALAEHVAGSEEAFAALMNAYAQRIGMKNSNFVNSHGLSEPEHYSTPRDLALLGRAMVRDFPEEYAYNKLKEFTVGPITQRNRNLLLWRDDSVDGIKTGHHSGAGYCLLASAKRGDQRLISVVMGSTGEAQRATDSLALLNWGFRFHETHRLYDAGKAISTQKVWKGQENEVQLGVAVPLLVSLPRGKYDQLKPSMDVPQTLVAPIAKGQAIGKVRVTLDGEVVAERPLVALQAVEEAGFFKRLWHEFLMWWNAD; via the coding sequence ATGAAACCCGCTGCTGTCTTCCGCCGCATCGCCGTGGCCGCGCTGGCCGCCCTCGCCGTCGGGCTCGCGCTCGCGCAGGACCGGCCGCAGCCGGCTTCCGCGCCCGCCCCCGCCGCGCTGAGCGACGACCTGCCCGCGCCGCCACCGCCTTCGGTGACGGGTACGGCGTGGCTGCTGATGGACTACGCGAGCGGACAGGTGCTCGCCGGCGAGAACATCGACGAGCGCGTCGAACCGGCCAGCATCACCAAGGTGCTGACCAGTTACGTGATCGCGGCCGAGATGAAGGCCGGCAAGATCAAGCCCGACGACCAGGTGATGATGAGCGAGAACGCCTGGCGCAAGGGCGGGGCCGGCACCGACGGCAGCTACAGCGGCTTCCCGGTCAACCAGACCGCGCCGCTGCTGGAGATGGAAAAGGGCATGGTGGTGCAGTCCGGCAACGACGCCGCGATCGCGCTGGCCGAGCACGTCGCCGGCAGCGAGGAGGCCTTCGCCGCGTTGATGAACGCCTATGCCCAGCGCATCGGCATGAAGAACTCCAACTTCGTCAATTCGCATGGCCTGTCCGAACCCGAGCACTATTCCACGCCGCGCGACCTCGCCCTGCTCGGGCGCGCGATGGTGCGCGACTTCCCCGAGGAGTACGCCTACAACAAGCTCAAGGAATTCACCGTCGGCCCGATCACGCAGCGCAACCGCAACCTGCTGCTGTGGCGCGACGACAGCGTCGACGGCATCAAGACCGGTCACCACTCCGGCGCCGGCTACTGCCTGCTGGCGTCGGCGAAGCGCGGCGACCAGCGCCTGATCTCGGTGGTGATGGGCTCCACCGGCGAGGCGCAGCGCGCCACCGATTCGCTGGCCCTGCTCAACTGGGGGTTCCGTTTCCACGAAACCCACCGCCTGTACGACGCCGGCAAGGCGATCTCCACGCAGAAGGTGTGGAAAGGCCAGGAGAACGAGGTGCAGCTCGGCGTCGCGGTGCCGCTGCTGGTGAGCCTGCCGCGCGGCAAGTACGACCAGCTCAAGCCGTCGATGGACGTGCCGCAGACCCTGGTGGCGCCGATCGCCAAGGGCCAGGCGATCGGCAAGGTACGCGTCACGCTCGACGGCGAGGTGGTCGCGGAACGGCCGCTGGTGGCGCTGCAGGCGGTCGAGGAGGCGGGGTTCTTCAAGCGCCTCTGGCACGAGTTCCTGATGTGGTGGAACGCCGACTGA
- the lipA gene encoding lipoyl synthase codes for MSESSPRSIPLQVVTTGAPAPLETGAKQLAGDKIARSPVEFVDAPVLRKPSWIRVRIPSNGAVAALKSKLRANRLVTVCEEASCPNIHECFGHGTATFMILGEVCTRRCSFCDVAHGRPKPPDASEPLHLAQTIADMGLKYVVITSVDRDDLRDGGAGHFVDCIRQVRAHSPAIRIEILTPDFRGKGRMERALEILATDPPDVFNHNVETVPELYRNVRPGADYQWSLTLLQKFKAQHPGVPTKSGIMLGLGETMEQVQGTLRDLRAHDVEMVTIGQYLQPSAHHHPVLRYWTPEEFKALEDYGMSLGFSHVASGPLVRSSYHADRQAMEAGVAA; via the coding sequence ATGTCCGAATCCAGCCCGCGTTCGATCCCGCTGCAGGTCGTCACGACCGGCGCGCCGGCGCCGCTCGAGACCGGCGCCAAGCAACTGGCCGGCGACAAGATCGCGCGTTCGCCGGTCGAGTTCGTGGACGCGCCGGTGCTGCGCAAGCCGTCGTGGATCCGGGTGCGGATCCCGTCGAACGGCGCGGTCGCCGCGCTCAAGTCGAAGCTGCGCGCGAACCGGCTGGTGACCGTATGCGAGGAGGCCAGCTGCCCGAACATCCACGAGTGCTTCGGCCACGGCACCGCGACCTTCATGATCCTCGGCGAGGTCTGTACCCGCCGCTGCAGTTTCTGCGACGTCGCCCACGGCCGGCCGAAGCCGCCGGACGCCTCCGAACCGCTGCACCTGGCGCAGACCATCGCCGACATGGGGCTGAAGTACGTGGTCATCACCTCGGTCGACCGCGACGACCTGCGCGACGGCGGCGCCGGGCATTTCGTCGATTGCATCCGCCAGGTGCGGGCGCACTCGCCCGCGATCCGCATCGAGATCCTGACCCCCGACTTCCGCGGCAAGGGCCGCATGGAACGCGCGCTGGAGATCCTCGCCACGGATCCGCCCGACGTCTTCAACCACAACGTGGAGACGGTGCCGGAGCTGTACCGCAACGTGCGTCCCGGCGCCGACTACCAGTGGTCGCTGACCCTGCTGCAGAAGTTCAAGGCGCAACATCCGGGCGTGCCGACCAAGTCCGGGATCATGCTCGGCCTCGGCGAAACCATGGAGCAGGTGCAGGGAACGCTGCGCGACCTGCGCGCGCACGACGTGGAGATGGTCACCATCGGCCAGTACCTGCAGCCAAGCGCCCATCACCACCCGGTGTTGCGCTACTGGACCCCGGAGGAGTTCAAGGCGCTGGAGGACTACGGCATGTCGCTGGGTTTCAGCCATGTCGCCTCTGGGCCGCTGGTGCGCTCGTCGTACCACGCCGACCGCCAGGCGATGGAGGCGGGCGTCGCCGCCTGA
- the ppa gene encoding inorganic diphosphatase has translation MGLDHVSTGKNPPDEINVIIEIPKDAEPVKYEVDKESGAIFVDRVLSTPMRYPCNYGYVPHTLCGDGDPADVLVVLPLPLVPGSVIRCRPVGVLKMTDEAGSDEKLLAVPVTKVFQGYAHVENIDQVSTHWLERIGHFFEHYKDLEKGKWVKLEGWGGAEEAKKILVYAIERHNAQATGKSRA, from the coding sequence ATGGGTCTCGACCACGTCTCCACCGGGAAGAATCCGCCCGACGAAATCAACGTGATCATCGAGATCCCGAAGGACGCCGAGCCGGTCAAGTACGAGGTCGACAAGGAGAGCGGCGCGATCTTCGTCGACCGCGTGCTGTCCACCCCGATGCGCTACCCCTGCAACTACGGCTACGTGCCGCACACCCTGTGCGGCGACGGCGACCCCGCCGATGTGCTGGTGGTGCTGCCCCTGCCGCTGGTGCCGGGCTCGGTGATCCGCTGCCGTCCGGTGGGCGTGCTGAAGATGACCGACGAGGCCGGCAGCGACGAAAAGCTGCTCGCGGTGCCGGTGACCAAGGTGTTCCAGGGCTATGCCCACGTCGAGAACATCGACCAGGTGAGCACCCACTGGCTGGAGCGCATCGGCCACTTCTTCGAGCACTACAAGGATCTCGAGAAGGGCAAGTGGGTCAAGCTCGAGGGCTGGGGCGGCGCCGAGGAGGCGAAGAAGATTCTCGTCTACGCGATCGAACGCCACAACGCGCAGGCGACGGGCAAGTCCAGGGCCTGA
- the mltB gene encoding lytic murein transglycosylase B has translation MIRRSAAALSVSLLSIALSACATPAPPPPVEPEPVAPAPASAPVAEAPAAPALLPKVPQPPERPVAPAAVTDPAIPRAQRIEAFVEYASATYGVDPALIRSVLAQAEKKQNIIDAMNRPAEAVRKWHEYRPIFLNDARIDGGIAFYNANRTALERVAADTGVPAEMIVAIIGVETSYGRITGSFRVVDALYTLAFDYPKRAPFFAGELAQLFALKKQEPQLDLLALKGSYAGAMGLGQFMPSSYRLWAKDGDGDGRRDLLTHLPDVFASIANYFVVHGWERDAPVVARAMRDAGAEDFVPENWDPVYPLADLAARGYRPQPGQPVAEGATLLTLEGDAGREYWLAYRNFYVITRYNRSPMYSLSVYQLAQAIRNGVGTVR, from the coding sequence ATGATCCGACGTTCCGCAGCCGCGCTCTCCGTCTCCCTGCTTTCGATCGCGCTGTCCGCGTGCGCGACGCCGGCCCCGCCGCCTCCAGTCGAACCAGAGCCGGTCGCGCCCGCGCCCGCATCCGCGCCTGTCGCCGAGGCGCCCGCCGCGCCCGCGCTGCTGCCGAAGGTGCCGCAACCGCCGGAGCGCCCGGTGGCGCCGGCGGCGGTGACCGATCCCGCGATTCCGCGCGCGCAACGCATCGAGGCATTCGTCGAGTACGCGTCGGCCACGTATGGCGTGGATCCGGCACTGATCCGCAGCGTGCTCGCGCAGGCGGAGAAGAAGCAGAACATCATCGACGCCATGAACCGCCCGGCCGAGGCGGTGCGCAAGTGGCACGAATACCGTCCGATCTTCCTCAACGATGCGCGCATCGACGGCGGCATCGCGTTCTACAACGCCAACCGCACGGCGCTCGAACGCGTTGCCGCGGATACCGGCGTGCCGGCCGAGATGATCGTCGCGATCATCGGCGTGGAGACCAGCTATGGCCGCATCACCGGCAGCTTCCGGGTGGTCGATGCGCTGTACACGCTGGCCTTCGATTACCCCAAGCGCGCGCCGTTCTTCGCCGGGGAACTGGCGCAGCTGTTCGCGCTGAAGAAGCAGGAGCCGCAGCTCGACCTGCTCGCGCTCAAGGGCAGCTACGCCGGGGCGATGGGCCTGGGCCAGTTCATGCCGTCGAGCTACCGGCTGTGGGCGAAGGATGGCGACGGCGACGGCCGCCGCGACTTGCTGACCCACCTGCCGGACGTGTTCGCCTCGATCGCCAACTATTTCGTGGTCCACGGCTGGGAACGCGATGCGCCGGTGGTCGCGCGCGCCATGCGCGATGCCGGCGCGGAAGACTTCGTGCCGGAGAACTGGGACCCGGTCTATCCGCTGGCCGACCTCGCCGCGCGAGGCTACCGGCCCCAGCCGGGCCAGCCGGTGGCGGAAGGCGCGACCCTGCTCACGCTCGAAGGCGACGCAGGCAGGGAGTACTGGCTGGCGTACCGCAACTTCTACGTGATCACCCGCTACAACCGCTCGCCGATGTATTCGCTGTCGGTGTACCAGCTGGCGCAGGCGATCCGGAACGGGGTCGGGACCGTTCGATGA
- a CDS encoding septal ring lytic transglycosylase RlpA family protein, translating to MRRLLPLLALALLAGCAGTAKKPPAASAGGQVAPQASAGPPPDCTGFKPYPKAQEDLSTRGDYVAGGLYKPGVDDSTPDYLPNVACIPEPAVVDEPRSAYGNRSPYQVLGKSYRVLASTDGFVETGLASYYGNKFHGRRTSNHEVYDMYAFTAAHKSLPLPSFARVTNLDNGRSVVVRVNDRGPFHEGRVIDLSYAAAVKLDIHRRGTGRVEVRALRPADTDTLQASVPAAAPAAPSALDALVGRLPPATPVTAAPPAAATTGHAAPVSAVAPTTVPAGRAAGLADHPDYGREQDRFRLVGEDGRVKTADDFDAWMRARQARLDAAASGRAVPADARASTTTAALQPAATTPAAVRTPSATSVAAPAPTQARPSPPAPTSADGVTLQVGVFSVRDNAERALAALHGAGIPAARMQDVVSAGRTLWRVRVGPVADAAIAELSSRVTGLGLGVPRIVRE from the coding sequence ATGAGGCGGCTGCTGCCGCTGCTGGCGCTGGCGCTGCTGGCCGGGTGTGCCGGGACGGCGAAAAAACCTCCCGCTGCGAGCGCCGGCGGCCAGGTGGCACCACAGGCCAGCGCCGGGCCACCGCCCGATTGCACCGGCTTCAAGCCGTATCCGAAGGCGCAGGAAGACCTGTCCACCCGGGGCGATTACGTCGCAGGCGGCCTCTACAAGCCGGGTGTGGACGACAGCACCCCGGATTACCTGCCCAACGTCGCCTGCATCCCCGAGCCGGCCGTGGTCGACGAGCCCCGCTCGGCCTACGGCAACCGGTCGCCCTACCAGGTGCTCGGCAAGTCGTACCGCGTGCTCGCCTCGACCGACGGCTTCGTCGAGACCGGGCTGGCCTCGTACTACGGCAACAAGTTCCACGGGCGCCGTACCTCGAACCACGAGGTCTACGACATGTACGCGTTCACCGCCGCGCACAAGTCGCTGCCGCTGCCGAGCTTCGCGCGCGTGACCAACCTCGACAACGGCCGCTCGGTGGTGGTGCGGGTCAATGATCGCGGTCCCTTCCACGAAGGGCGGGTGATCGACCTGAGCTATGCCGCGGCGGTGAAGCTCGACATCCACCGGCGCGGCACCGGCCGGGTCGAGGTGCGCGCGTTGCGCCCGGCCGATACCGATACCCTGCAGGCCTCGGTGCCGGCGGCTGCCCCGGCTGCCCCCAGCGCGCTGGACGCGCTGGTGGGCCGCCTTCCTCCCGCCACGCCCGTGACCGCCGCGCCGCCGGCTGCGGCCACGACCGGCCATGCCGCGCCCGTTTCCGCCGTCGCGCCGACGACCGTCCCCGCCGGGCGCGCCGCCGGCCTGGCCGACCATCCGGACTACGGTCGGGAGCAAGACCGGTTCCGCCTGGTCGGCGAGGACGGACGGGTGAAGACCGCCGACGACTTCGACGCGTGGATGCGCGCGCGCCAGGCACGCCTCGACGCCGCGGCATCGGGCAGGGCCGTGCCGGCGGATGCGCGAGCGAGCACGACGACCGCCGCCCTGCAACCTGCGGCCACGACGCCGGCGGCCGTGCGGACCCCGTCCGCGACTTCCGTTGCTGCTCCGGCGCCCACGCAGGCGCGGCCGTCTCCGCCGGCCCCCACGTCTGCCGATGGGGTCACCCTACAGGTCGGGGTCTTCTCCGTGCGCGACAACGCCGAGCGGGCACTCGCGGCCCTGCACGGCGCGGGCATCCCGGCAGCGCGGATGCAGGATGTCGTGAGCGCCGGACGTACGCTCTGGCGCGTGCGGGTGGGCCCGGTGGCGGACGCGGCCATCGCGGAACTCTCCTCGCGCGTGACCGGCCTCGGGCTCGGCGTGCCGCGGATCGTTCGCGAGTAG